The nucleotide window ATGCGGCCAAGAAGCTGGGCCGCAACCGCTGGCAGTTCTACCATGGCGCGATGAACGAGGAAACCCGCGAGCGGCTGCGCATCGAGGGCGCGCTGCGCAACGCGCTGGAGCGCGGCGAGTTCGTGCTGCACTACCAGCCGCAGGTCGACCTGGCCAGCGGGCACATCGTCGGCATGGAAGCACTGCTGCGCTGGCGGCACCCGGAGCTGGGCGTGGTGCCGCCGCAGCGCTTCATCGGGCTGGCCGAGGAGACCGGGCTGATCGTGCCGATCGGCGCCTGGGTGCTGCGTACCGCGTGCGCGCAGGCCAGGGCCTGGAACACCATGCGCGAAGCGGACGGGCTGGCGCCGCTGCGCGTGGCCGTCAACCTGTCGGCACGCCAGTTCGCGCAGCCGGACCTGGTGGCATCGATCGCCGCGGTGCTGGACGGCACCGGCCTGCCGGCGGCCTGCCTGGACCTGGAGCTGACGGAAAGCCTGTTCGTGGACGACGTGGCGCAGGCCGTCGACCTGCTGCACGCGCTGAAGGCGCTGGGCGTGGCGCTGTCGATCGACGACTTCGGCACCGGCTACTCGAGCTTCTCGTACCTGCGCACCTTCCCGATCGACGTGCTGAAGATCGACCGCTCGTTCGTGGCCGACATCGCCAGCGATGCCGACGAGGCGGCGATCGTCGTGTCGATCATCGCGCTGGCCCGCAACCTCAAGTTGCGGGTCATCGCCGAAGGGGTAGAATCAACGGCTCAGCTCGACTTCCTGCGCGCCCATGGCTGCGATGAAATGCAAGGCTATCATTTCAGCCGGCCGGTGCCGGCCGAGGAATTCGAGCGGATGATCAGGAGCGGCCACGCGTGCGCGCCGGAGCAGGAGCCCGAGCCATTGCCCCTGTCCGCATGATCGCCGGCCGGTACGGAAAACGCGTCAGAACGGGGATGACAATAATGAATGCTCGAGCCAAGAAAGAATTTCTGCTGAAGCCGCAACATGCTCGCACCAACCACAAGATGCGCGACCTGGTCGACCAGGCCGTGACGGCGCTGCCCGAAGTGGGCATCCGCAAGTCCGCCCAGTTCCTCGCCTCGATGCGCGTGCCGCTCGAAGTGGCGGTGCGCACCCTGGTCTACCCGAAGCGGCGCCGCGCCGTCAAACCGCCTTCGTACGGCCGGCAGCGCTGACCCGCAGCACGTGTGACCAAAAACGGTGACAGGCTTGCTTTGCGCCCCTGGCCCGCCGTTAGCGGCTGCAACCACCCCAAGAGCGAACTGCTGGGGTCAGACCCGCCGGGTCTGCCCCCGGAATTTGCACTTGGGGTGGGAATATTCAAAAACGGCCCCTACGTGGTCGCCGGTTCCGCGATTACTGCCCCTTGGCCTTGTTCTTGGCCCCATGCAGCGCCAGCCGCGCGGCCTTGCGCGCTTCGGCCTGCTCGTAGCGCGCGACCTGTTCCGGCGTTTCCGGCACCAGCGGCGGCACGGCCACGGGTTTCCTGTCCTTGTCCACCGCCACCATCGTGAAATAGCAGCTGTTGGCGTGCCGCACCAGCCGCTGCTGGATGTTTTCCGTCACCACGCGAATGCCCACTTCCATCGACGTGCGGCCCGTGTAGTTCACCGAGGCCAGGAACGTCACCAGCTCGCCCACGTGGATCGGCTGCAGGAACATGACCTGGTCCACCGACAGCGTCACGACATAGCTGCCCGAGTAGCGGCTGGCGCACGCGTAGGCCACGCTGTCGAGGAACTTCAGGATCGTGCCACCGTGCACATTGCCCGAGAAGTTGGCCATGTCGGGTGTCATCAGGACGGTCATCGTCAGCTCGTGTGCCGACCAGTGCATTGCGCTTTCCATCGTGCTTTCCAGTGAATGAGGGTCCTACACATTCTAACGGCAATGTCGTATGCTTGCGCATCATCAATTTTCGACAATGAAGGGGCCGACCATATGCATGGCAAGCTCGTGAAATTCGCCGCCGCCATCGCCGTCACGGCGGCCGCTTCAGTACTGGCCGGCCCGGCCCACGCCGCGTTCACGGCCGACCAGGTGAGGACCTTCACGCTGGCGAACGGCATGAAGTTCATCGTCCTGGAAAGCAGCACGATCCCCAACGCGAACATGTACACCTTCTGGAAGGTGGGCTCGCGCAACGAGGCGCCCGGCACCACCGGCCTGTCGCACTTCTTCGAACACATGATGTTCAACGGTTCGAAGCACTACGGCCCGAAGATGTTCGACCGCACGATGGAAGCCAGTGGCGGCAGCAACAACGCCTACACCAGCAGCGACGTGACCGTGTACCAGGACTGGTTTCCGGCCACCTCGCTGGAAACCATCTTCAAGCTGGAAAGCGACCGCATCGCGCACCTGACGATCGACCCGAAGATGGTCGAGAGCGAGCGCGGCGTGGTGCTGTCCGAGCGCAGCACCGGGCTGGAAAACTCGAACATCCGCATGCTGATGGAAGACCTGAACAGCGTGGCCTTTAGCGCCCACCCGTACTCCTGGCCGGTGATCGGCTTCGAGTCGGACATCAAGGCCTGGACGCAGCAGGATCTCGTCGACTACTTCCGCACCTACTACGCGCCCAACAACGCGGTGGCCGTGATCGTCGGCGACGTGAAGGCCGACCAGGTGAAGGCGCTGGCCACCCGCTACTTCGGCGCGATCCCCAAGCGCGCCATGCCGCCCGCCGTGAAGACCGTGGAACCGGAGC belongs to Pseudoduganella albidiflava and includes:
- a CDS encoding acyl-CoA thioesterase, which codes for MHWSAHELTMTVLMTPDMANFSGNVHGGTILKFLDSVAYACASRYSGSYVVTLSVDQVMFLQPIHVGELVTFLASVNYTGRTSMEVGIRVVTENIQQRLVRHANSCYFTMVAVDKDRKPVAVPPLVPETPEQVARYEQAEARKAARLALHGAKNKAKGQ
- a CDS encoding M16 family metallopeptidase; translated protein: MHGKLVKFAAAIAVTAAASVLAGPAHAAFTADQVRTFTLANGMKFIVLESSTIPNANMYTFWKVGSRNEAPGTTGLSHFFEHMMFNGSKHYGPKMFDRTMEASGGSNNAYTSSDVTVYQDWFPATSLETIFKLESDRIAHLTIDPKMVESERGVVLSERSTGLENSNIRMLMEDLNSVAFSAHPYSWPVIGFESDIKAWTQQDLVDYFRTYYAPNNAVAVIVGDVKADQVKALATRYFGAIPKRAMPPAVKTVEPEQKGERRLFVAKPSATSANLMVAWKAPRADSPDYYALSVLQSVLTEGKTSRLYKALVEKQLATSVGADATDGFDPGLLYVFAVAASGVEGAKVEKALLDEIDNVVKHGISAQELQAVKNKKLVNLYRAQETISGKAQQLGNYETFFGDWRKLFDAPAEYEKLTPADIQAVATRYLKKSQRTIGMLAAKEE